A portion of the Rhizobium sp. BT04 genome contains these proteins:
- a CDS encoding RICIN domain-containing protein codes for MGQYVIEFKQNPDFVLGVDDQKEGAKVVLRKKDSTVYRHALWDLNSDSGAITLNSSAGNLAIGSDRLDPQAQLSLKVYNPTDEKQRWELLKKPGFILSNGDNRLCIDNDARGTSTGNRIWLFQFNGSPAQQWNFVSLSNRLMSTFQEAAE; via the coding sequence ATGGGACAGTACGTAATCGAGTTTAAACAGAATCCAGACTTCGTGCTCGGGGTTGACGACCAGAAGGAGGGCGCTAAGGTTGTACTCCGCAAAAAAGACTCGACGGTTTATCGCCACGCTCTCTGGGATCTGAACTCAGATAGTGGCGCCATCACGTTGAACTCGAGCGCTGGCAATCTGGCGATTGGATCCGATCGCCTTGATCCACAAGCTCAGCTCTCGCTCAAGGTTTACAACCCCACCGACGAGAAGCAGCGATGGGAGTTGCTCAAGAAACCAGGCTTCATCCTTAGCAACGGCGACAACCGGCTGTGCATTGACAACGACGCTCGTGGAACGAGTACCGGCAATCGGATCTGGCTATTCCAGTTTAACGGTTCGCCTGCTCAACAATGGAATTTCGTCTCTCTTTCGAATAGGCTCATGTCGACCTTTCAAGAGGCTGCCGAGTAA